In one Armatimonadota bacterium genomic region, the following are encoded:
- a CDS encoding PQQ-dependent sugar dehydrogenase — protein sequence MHPTMKIGIVPVAVTALAGGGFALFGGGALPKAQPVAELPANPVAGVQTQKVQATGVPTPETGWREEVLMKGFNVPWGMAFLPDGKLLVTERAGQLYLVDLKANSKTEVPGLPPIPEIGQGGLMDVALHPNFAKNRWVYFTAAQGNGSGNHSVLMRGTFDGAKISDAKILFTPNFDKPGGQHFGSRIQFLKDGTLLMTLGDGGNPPNAMNGKLTRYYVQDMDSDLGKILRLDEKGNPPKDNPFAGQAGAQPEIYTLGHRNVQGITMDPATGRVFANEHGAFGGDEVNEIKKGHNYGWPKATFSKEYSGATITDITSMPGMDDPLVAWTPCPAPSAIAFLSSGKYGDWKGDLFSAGLAGMDIRRIDLDSAGKVQGMTRLEIKDRVRNVIQGPDGFLYIAMEGKNGRISRLMRD from the coding sequence ATGCACCCAACGATGAAGATCGGGATCGTCCCTGTAGCCGTCACTGCGCTCGCCGGAGGCGGCTTTGCCCTGTTTGGCGGAGGGGCTTTGCCAAAAGCCCAGCCCGTCGCAGAGCTGCCGGCAAATCCGGTTGCCGGAGTACAAACGCAAAAAGTCCAGGCAACCGGCGTCCCAACTCCGGAAACCGGCTGGCGTGAAGAAGTCCTGATGAAGGGTTTCAACGTGCCTTGGGGCATGGCGTTTTTGCCCGACGGAAAACTCCTTGTGACCGAGCGGGCAGGCCAGCTCTACCTGGTAGACCTCAAAGCCAACAGCAAAACCGAAGTGCCCGGCTTGCCCCCCATCCCCGAAATCGGCCAGGGTGGGCTGATGGATGTGGCCTTGCACCCCAACTTTGCCAAGAACCGCTGGGTCTATTTCACGGCCGCGCAAGGCAACGGCAGCGGCAACCACTCTGTTCTAATGAGGGGGACGTTCGACGGCGCCAAGATCAGCGACGCGAAAATTTTGTTCACCCCGAACTTCGATAAGCCCGGCGGGCAACACTTCGGATCGCGGATCCAGTTCCTCAAAGACGGCACGCTGCTCATGACCCTGGGCGATGGCGGCAACCCGCCGAACGCTATGAACGGCAAGCTCACCCGGTACTACGTCCAGGACATGGATTCCGATCTGGGCAAGATCCTGCGGCTCGATGAAAAAGGCAACCCCCCCAAAGACAACCCCTTTGCCGGACAAGCAGGAGCCCAGCCGGAAATCTACACCTTGGGGCACCGTAACGTACAAGGGATCACAATGGATCCCGCGACCGGCCGCGTCTTTGCCAACGAACATGGGGCGTTTGGGGGTGACGAAGTCAACGAAATCAAAAAGGGCCACAACTACGGCTGGCCAAAAGCGACATTCAGCAAGGAATACTCTGGCGCAACGATCACCGATATCACCTCGATGCCGGGAATGGACGACCCGCTCGTCGCTTGGACCCCGTGCCCCGCGCCAAGTGCCATTGCCTTCCTTTCAAGCGGGAAATATGGCGATTGGAAAGGCGACCTGTTCAGTGCCGGGCTTGCCGGGATGGACATCCGTCGGATCGACTTAGATAGCGCCGGAAAGGTGCAAGGCATGACGCGTTTGGAGATCAAAGACCGGGTCCGCAATGTGATCCAAGGGCCGGACGGGTTCCTCTACATTGCGATGGAAGGCAAAAACGGCCGGATTTCCCGCCTGATGCGGGACTGA